The Bacillus zhangzhouensis region CTGTTTGCCGGCATCTTCACTGTCTTCCACATCTTCGGCAGCTTGAGAAAAGGCTGAGTTCCCGCCTGCCATAATGCCTATAATCACATCAGGTGAGACGCTATAGGTTGGGGGACATTCGACAGCATCCATTACGCCAATTCTACCGCTTGTTCCGGCGCCTAAATAAACGAGTCTGCCTCCATTTGAGATGGATTCATAGGCAAAGTCACTAGCTGTTTTGACATGTGGGAGGACAAGGTTGACTGCTTGAGCGACCTTCATATCTTCTTCATTAATCATCTGGAGCATTTCAAGCGGTTCTGCTTGAGAAATTCCCATTGTGTTGGGGTTTCTAGATTCTGTTGTCAAAGAACGCAGTTGAGATGGCTGCATGTGACATACCTCCTTATTTCTTCATTTTCAGTATATTGGGTATGATATGAAATTTCAATATTATATTTGAATATTGAAATTATATTTCAGTCGATATGTTGAACGAATAGGGGATAAATAGTTAGAAAATAAAAAAAATAAAAATCCCCTTTACAAAAGGGGGACAACCTGTATATAATAACTTTTGTCAGCTTCACGGAAACAACAAACTTGACAAACTGGCCCGTTGGTCAAGCGGTTAAGACACCGCCCTTTCACGGCGGTAACACGGGTTCGAATCCCGTACGGGTCACCATGATGTGGAGGATTAGCTCAGCTGGGAGAGCATCTGCCTTACAAGCAGAGGGTCGGCGGTTCGAGCCCGTCATCCTCCACCATATGCCGGTGTAGCTCAACTGGTAGAGCAACTGACTTGTAATCAGTAGGTTGGGGGTTCAAGTCCTCTTGCCGGCACTGTTTTTCTTTATCAATTCAATATGTGGAGGGGTAGCGAAGTGGCTAAACGCGGCGGACTGTAAATCCGCTCCCTCCGGGTTCGGCGGTTCGAATCCGTCCCCCTCCACCATTTTTGGGCTATAGCCAAGCGGTAAGGCAACGGACTTTGACTCCGTCATGCGTTGGTTCGAATCCAGCTAGCCCAGTTAAGACACCTTTTTCAAAAAGGTGTCTTTTTTTATGTTGGCAGAGGGACTGTATAACTATTCAAAATGTTGTTGAGTTGAGTCAGAAGGCATCAAGAAAGTAAAATATAAGCATGAACAGAAAGGGGATGTACATATGGGAGAGCAAAAGAAGGTCACGATTGTCGGAGTTCCGATGGACTTGGGTCAAACGAGAAGAGGCGTCGATATGGGGCCGAGTGCGATTCGTTGTGCAGGTGTAAAAGAAAAATTGGAAACGCTCTCATTTGATGTAGAGGATCTCGGAGATATTCCAGTTGAACAAAGAGATGATGAGAAAGGTTTATATACAAGTGAAAAACTAAAAAATTTGACGGAGAATGCTGGTGCGAATCAGCTGCTTGCTGAGAAGGTTGACAGTATTGTGCAATCTGGTTCGTTCCCGCTCATTTTAGGCGGTGATCACAGCATCGCGATTGGCACACTTGCTGGGGTAGCCAAGCATTATGAAAATTTAGGTGTCATTTGGTGTGATGCACATGGGGATTTAAATACGGAGGAAACGTCTCCTTCTGGGAATATACATGGCATGCCACTTGCTGTGAGTCTCGGTCTAGGGCATGCTGATTTAACGAACATTGGCGGTTATTCTCCTAAATTGAAGCCTGAAAATGTCGTTTTAATTGGTGCTCGATCATTAGATGAAGGAGAACGGGCACTGATTCGAGAGAAAGGCATTAAAGTGTATACGATGCATGAAATTGATCGTTTAGGGATGACAAGGGTGATGGAGGAAGCCATTGCGTATCTAAAGGAAAGAACAGATGGTGTCCATCTGTCGCTTGATTTAGACGGACTAGACCCAGCGGAATGCCCTGGTGTAGGCACTCCGGTAGCAGGCGGCATTAGTTACCGGGAGAGTCATCTCGCAATGGAGCTTTTAGAGGAGGCGGGGATTTTAACTTCTGCTGAATTTGTTGAAGTAAATCCGGTATTAGATGAGAAAAACAAAACAGCAGAAACGGCAGTTGCGTTAATTGGTTCGTTAATGGGTGAAAAACTATTGTAGAGCGGGACTTGTTCCCGTTCTTTTTTATTTTGGGAAAATTTAAGGATATATTAAGGTTTTTACCGGATGATATGGGCAACACACTGTCAAAAATTTGTTACACTATTTTTTAGAGGAGAATGAAACCTTTTGGAAAGAGGTTCGTATACATAAAGACCGGTGAAGGCAGAGGTTGAATTACTATGGACACAATGATTAAAAAGAGAATTAAGCAAGTGAAAAAAGGCGACCAGAACGCATTTACAGACATTGTAGACCTGTATAAAGACAAAATTTATCAGCTGTGCTACCGTATGCTTGGGAATGCACACGAAGCGGAGGATATTGCGCAGGAAGCGTTTATTCGTGCCTATGTGAATATCGAAAGCTTTGATGTGAATCGCAAGTTTTCCACGTGGCTGTACCGCATTGCAACCAACCTGACCATCGACCGTATTCGAAAAAAAAAGCCGGATTATTATTTAGATGCAGAGGTGGCAGGAACAGAAGGATTAAATATGTATTCTCAAATTGCTGCTGATGGCATTTTGCCAGAGGATGAGGTGGTGTCTCTAGAGTTATCGAGTACCATTCAGCAAAAAATTCTAAGATTACCCGATAAATATCGTTCGGTCATCGTATTAAAGTATATTGATGAACTCTCGTTAAAAGAAATTAGTGAGATTCTGAATATACCAGTTGGTACGGTGAAAACGAGAATACACAGGGGTAGAGAGGCTCTCCGGAAACAGTTGAGAGACCTTTGAGTGAGGTGATTTTGATGAACTGTCAGGATAGAATCGTCCAGCTTATGCATCAGTATTTAGACGGGGACATTGAGCCCCAAGACGAAAAAGAATTAAAAAGCCATCTGCAATTGTGTGAGGAGTGCCGTACTCATTTTCAACAAATTGAGAAATCCATCGCGCTAGTGCAGAGTACATCTCATATAGAAGCACCATCTGACTTCACTGCAAAGGTGATGGCAGGTCTTCCAAAGGAGAAGAAGCGTGTGTCGGTTCAAAGATGGATCAAAGCTCACCCGCTGATGGTAGCTGCTGCTCTCTTTCTCATTTTAATGGGAGGCAGTCTGTTTACAAGCTGGAATACCGATCATAATTTCAGTGTGTCAAAGCAGCCGAATCTCGTCGTTGAAAATGATACAGTGACCGTACCTAAAGGGGAAACCGTAAAAGGTGATGTCACTGTCAAAAATGGCAGGCTGATTGTAGAAGGCAAGGTTGATGGCAATGTCACCGTCGTCAATGGGGAACAGCTGACTGCTTCTGCCGGACAAATCACTGGTCAAATTAATGAAATTAATGAAGTGTTTGATTGGATCTGGTACAAAATGAAATCAACCGTACAAAATGTGATGCGGGTCATTGGGCCAGAGGAGCAAGAGTAACTCAATCGGCTTAAGAGCAGTCTCTAAGGGGGCTGCTCTTTTTCTATACATTGGTGAGATTCACGCATACTAGTAAGTCAGCCAGATATGGCAACTATTTTCCTTGCTGAAACAAAATGTGGTATAATAGCCACGCTATGTATTGACACATAGGCTCTTTTTATATAAAAAAATGCATCAAACGAAGAATAACTGAAAATTCTGGAGGACGAGGAAATGGCTTTAGGGGATATTCCTTTTTTGCAGTACCTCGGTAATGCTGTTGATATTCTCGTTGTTTGGTATGTGATATATAAATTAATGATGGTCATCCGCGGAACAAAAGCGGTTCAGCTTTTAAAGGGAATTGTGGTCATTGTTCTCGTCAGGATGGGAAGTGCGTATCTCGGTCTTAACACACTTCAATGGCTGATGGACCAAGCGATTACGTGGGGATTCCTTGCGATCATTATTATTTTTCAGCCAGAGCTAAGGAGAGCGCTTGAGCAGCTTGGGCGCGGCCGTTTCTTCTCAAGAAGCGGGACACCTGTAGAGGAACAGCAGCAGAAAACGATCGAGGCAATTACAAAAGCAATTAACTATATGGCAAAACGCAGAATCGGCGCGCTGCTGACAATTGAGCGCGATACCGGAATGAATGATTACATAGAGACAGGAATTCCTTTGAATGCAAAGGTGAGTTCAGAGCTGCTCATTAATATTTTCATTCCGAATACACCGCTTCATGACGGTGCTGTCATTATGAAGCGGGATGAGATTGCAGCTGCGGCTTGTTATTTACCGCTGTCAGAAAGTCCTTTTATCTCTAAGGAGCTTGGGACGCGTCATAGGGCGGCAGTTGGGATAAGTGAAGTGACAGACAGCTTAACTGTCATCGTTTCTGAGGAAACGGGCGGCATTTCTGTCGCAAGAAATGGTGATCTCCACCGAGAATTGACAGAAGAAGCGCTTGAAGAAATGCTGATTGCTGAATTTAGTAAGAACAGCAAAGATGCTTCCTCGACCAAATGGTATTGGAGGGGCAAGAAAAATGGATAAGATTTTGAATAATCGCTGGGCCGTTAAGCTTCTTGCATTGGTCTTCGCTTTATTGCTGTATGGTGCAGTCAATTCAGCGCAAGCGCCCACGCCGAAAAAAATCGGTGAATCCTTTTTCCCTACATCGACGACAGATGAAGCAACTCTAACTGACATTCCTGTTAAAGCGTATTATGATGACGAGAAATACGTCGTCACTGGTGTGCCGCAGACAGTCAATGTCACAATTAAAGGATCAACAAGTGCTGTGAAAACAGCAAGACAAACAAAGAATTTTGAAATTTACGCAGACATGCGAAACCTATCGACAGGTACTCATAAAGTGGAGCTGAAGGCAAGAGATGTATCGAAGGGTCTCACACTATCGATTAATCCATCTGTGACGACTGTGACGATACAAGAAAAAACGACAGCTGAATTTCCTGTTGAAACCGAGTTTTATAATCAAAATAAAATCAAAGACGGCTATTCACCTGAACAGCCCATTGTGAATCCGAAAAAGGTCACAGTCACTGGATCAAAGGACGTCATCGACAAAATTTCTGTCATTAAAGCTTTTGTGAACTTAGAGGATGTCGATCAGCAAATTGAAAAAGAAGCGAAGCTCACTGTGTATGATAGCAACGGGAATGAGCTGCCAGTCGAAGTGAGCCCGTCCGTGGTGGATATTACGGTTCCAATCTCAAGCCCGAGCAAAAAGGTTCCGTTTAAAATTGAGCGGACGGGCAGCTTGCCAGAAGGGATCAGCATCTCTAGCATTGAGACAAGCCCGAGTGAGGTTACAGTGTACGGCTCTCAAAAGGTGCTGGATGGACTTGATTTTATTGATGGTGTCAAGCTGGACCTAAGCAAGATTAAAGATGATACGGAAATAGATGCTGATATTCCTCTTCCAGATGGTGTAAAAAAGGTATCGCCCGAAACCGTTAAGATCAAAGTGAAGGTTGCAACAGCTGAAGAAAAAAAGATTGATAATGTACCGATTTCTGTCGTGGGTTTGAGCAAAGATCTCACTTCTGATTTTGTGAGCCCTTCTTCTGGACGGATCACGTTAATAGCAAAGGGATCAAAGAGTGCGATTGATAAACTAAAGGCTTCAGATGTTGAAGCCTATATCAATGCAGGGGACTTGAACGAAGGAATCCATGAGGTCAAAGTTCAAGTGAATGGTCCTCAAAATGTGACATGGACATTATCAAGATCGAAGGTCAAAGTGAAACTCACTTCTACTGATCCAGAGGACCAGCCGGCTTCTACGAATGATCAGAAGGATCAATCATCTGATGAAGATGATCAGGACGAGAAGAGCAAAGAAGAATCCACACAAGATAAAGCAAAGAAAGAATCGAGTCAAAGACAGCGGGTCAAAGAAGATAAAAAAGAGGACAAAACATCCTCTTGAATGGTAAAAAAGGAGCGATTGAAACATGGGCAAGTACTTTGGAACTGATGGTGTAAGGGGTGTAGCGAATAGCGAATTAACGCCAGAGCTCGCATTTAAAATTGGGAGATTTGGCGGCTATGTGCTCACGAAGGATAAAGAACGTCCAAAGGTACTCGTTGGTCGAGACACACGTGTATCTGGTCATATGTTAGAAGGAGCGCTCGTTGCAGGTTTACTTTCAATTGGAGCTGAAGTGATGCGCCTAGGCGTGATCTCAACACCTGGTGTGTCTTATTTAACGAAGGCAATGGATGCAGAAGCGGGTGTTATGATTTCTGCTTCTCACAATCCAGTTCAAGACAATGGCATTAAATTCTTTGGCGGTGACGGCTTTAAGCTGTCAGATGAACAGGAGGACGAAATTGAGCAGCTGATGGATCAGCCAGTCGATCAATTACCACGCCCGGTTGGAGCCGATCTTGGAACGGTGAACGACTACTTTGAAGGCGGTCAGAAATACTTGCAATTCTTAAAGCAGACAGCAGATGAGGATTTCACAGGTATTCACGTGGCGCTTGACTGTGCACACGGTGCAACCTCTTCTCTAGCGACACATTTATTTGCAGATTTAGATGCTGATGTGTCCACAATGGGAACATCACCAAACGGTTTGAATATCAATGATGGTGTAGGTTCCACTCATCCAGAGGCACTTTCTGCTTTTGTGAAGGAGAAGGGTGCAGATATTGGTCTTGCGTTTGATGGTGACGGTGACCGTTTAATTGCAGTCGATGAAAAAGGTGATATCGTAGACGGCGATCAAATTATGTACATATGTGCACGTTATTTGAAGGATGAAGGCCGATTAAAGGATGACACCGTTGTGTCAACGGTCATGAGTAACCTTGGTTTCTATAAAGCGCTTGAGAAGCAAGGTATTAAGAGCATTCAAACTGCTGTTGGTGACCGCTATGTGGTCGAAGCGATGAAAAAAGACGGCTATAATGTCGGCGGCGAGCAGTCAGGTCATTTGATTTTCCTTGATTATAATACGACAGGTGATGGCATGCTTTCTGCGATCATGCTTGTGAACACGCTCAAAGCGACAGGAAAAACATTATCAGAGCTTGCAGCGGAAATGGAAAAGTTCCCGCAGCTTTTAGTGAATGTGAAAGTGTCTGATAAATACAAAGTAGAAGAAAATGAAAAAGTAAAAGCGGTGATCCAAGAGGTCGAAAAAGAGATGAATGGTGACGGCCGTATCCTTGTTCGTCCATCTGGAACAGAGCCGCTTGTACGTGTCATGGCAGAGGCGAAAACAAAAGAGCTGTGTAATGAATATGTGGCTCGAATTACAGCTGTTGTGAAAGAAGAAATGGGCATTGAGTAATAGATGAAAGCAAATCGCTAGTAGCGGTTTGCTTTTTTTCGAATAAACGTCATAAATGGATGGATTTGTACGAATCTTATAAGCGAGGGCAATTTACTGTTGCTTTCATACATAGGAGAGCACATCAAAGGTAGAACGTGACAAGCCTCATCGCATATAGTGTATGGAGGTCTTACTTTCTTGAAAGGATCACCCGCTATATTGTGATTGACGGAGGTCAGACCTTATAGTACAATCATCCTTGTGTTACTGGATTTTTATTCTATGAGGAAAGGCAGGTAGATGTTTAGGAACTCTTTTATAATTATAGCGCCCGAACTAAGCGATCGGACGAAAGATGCTTAGTTGACGAGGATGGAGGTTATCGAATTTTCGGCGGATGCCTCCCGGCTGATCAAAAAAGAGATCACAGCCGTAAGTGTTTCTTTAAAGCAAAGAGGTGACTCTTTGTACAAAGGGAATACACATGATCTCCCAAATTAAACATGTAGAGAGGGACGAAGAAATGTCCCTTCTATTGTAGTAGGCTTTCTTTGTCCCTTTCACATGATCGGGAGGAAGAATATTTATGTGTGGAATCGTAGGTTATATTGGTCAGAATGATGCGAAGGAAATCCTATTAAAAGGTTTAGAGAAGCTTGAGTACCGCGGGTATGACTCAGCAGGTATCGCTGTGGCAAACGAAGAAGGCGTGCATGTGTTCAAAGAAAAAGGACGGATCGCTGAGCTTCGTGAAGTCGTTGATGCAAACGTAGCATCTTCAGCAGGAATCGGACATACACGCTGGGCAACTCACGGTGTACCAAGCCATCTAAATGCGCATCCGCATCAAAGTGCTTCTGGCCGTTTTACGCTTGTTCATAACGGTGTCATTGAGAACTATGTACAATTGACACGCGAATATTTACAAGACGTCACACTAAAAAGCGACACAGATACAGAGGTTGTTGTTCAAGTCATCGAACAATTTGTCAGCAGAGGTCTTGATACAGAAGAAGCTTTCCGTCAAACGCTTCTTCAACTAAAAGGCTCTTACGCAATTGCCCTTTTCGATAACGAAAACAAAGAAACAATCTATGTGGCGAAAAACAAAAGCCCATTATTGGTTGGTTTCGGCGAAGGATTCAACGTTGTGGCTTCTGACGCAATGGCGATGCTTCAAGTAACAAACGAATATGCGGAATTAATGGATAAAGAAATGGTCATTGTCACAAAAGACGAGGTTATCATTAAAAACCTTGACGGTGATATCATGACACGTCCTTCTTATATCGCTGAGCTTGATGCAAGCGACATTGAGAAAGGCACATATCCTCACTACATGTTAAAAGAAACGGATGAACAGCCGCTTGTTATGCGCAAAATCATCCAAGAATATCAAGACGAAAACGGCAAGCTGTCAGTTGCTGGCGATATCGCAAGTGCAGTAGCAGAAGCAGACCGCATTTACATTGTGGCTTGCGGAACGAGCTACCATGCAGGTCTTGTCGGTAAACAATACATTGAAGACTGGGCAAAAGTACCTGTAGAAGTCCATGTAGCAAGTGAATTCTCTTACAACATGCCGCTTCTATCGAAAAAGCCGTTGTTCATCTTCCTTTCTCAATCTGGGGAGACTGCGGACAGCCGTGCTGTACTTGTTCAAGTCAAAGAGCTTGGTCATAAAGCTTTAACGATCACAAACGTACCAGGATCTACGCTTTCTCGTGAAGCGGACTTCACATTGCTTCTTCATGCAGGACCAGAAATCGCAGTGGCTTCAACAAAAGCCTACACAGCACAAATCGCTGTACTTGCAATCCTTGCATCCGTTGCAGCTGAATTAAATGGTCAATCTCTTGACTTTGATCTTGTGAAAGAGCTTGGTATTGTAGCAAACGCAATGGAAGCCCTTGTCGATCAAAAGGATGAAATGGAACAAATCGCTCGTGACTTCTTCACAGTGACACATAACGCATTCTTTATCGGAAGAGGACTTGACTACTATGTGTGCCTTGAAGGTTCACTGAAGCTAAAAGAGATCTCTTACATCCAAGCAGAAGGCTTTGCTGGCGGAGAGCTCAAACACGGCACAATTGCTTTGATTGAAGAAGGCACACCGGTCATTGCCCTTGCAACGCAAGAGCACGTGAACCTCAGCATTCGCGGTAACGTCAAAGAAGTCGTTGCACGCGGAGCAAACCCATGTGTCATCTCACTAAAAGGCCTAGAAGACGAAGGCGACCGTTTCGTCCTTCCAGCTGTACACCCAGCACTTGCACCACTTGCATCTGTTGTCCCATTACAGCTAATCGCATACTACGCAGCCCTTCACCGCGGGTGTGATGTGGATAAACCACGTAACCTTGCGAAGAGTGTGACGGTGGAGTAGGGTTAAAATTAAATCGGATTTTTGATACCCCTTTAGATATCATTTTCTAAAGGGGTGTTTTTGTTTCACTCTCTATATCGAAAAAGCGGAGAGAAAGGGTCGAACGAAGCTTGTTGATGGTATGGGTATGGATTAGTTCAGAAATCACTATAAATAGAAATGCAAAAAAGATTGGAGGTCAAGTCCAATCTTTTTTAAATTATTCAGCTTATTATTAATCCTAAAAATCCCTTTTAAGTATATTTTTAAAATATTTCACAAAATTCCCCTTACTTCGACATTTTTCATATGGTAATATCAGGGTGCATAGCGGATGGGTCTATTGACACTATGCGAAATTTAAGAGGAGGTTTTACTTATGACACGAAACCAAAAAGAATGGGAATCTGTGAGTAAAAAAAACCTTAAACGTCCAGGTGGTACTTCGATTGTAAAGGCTGCTGGATGTATGGGGTGTTGGGCCTCAAAAAGTATTGCAATGACACGTGTGTGTGCACTACCTCATCCTGCAATGCGGGCTATTTAAGGGAAAACATAAGGAGTTAAGCATATATTGCTAACTCCTTATTCTACAAAAGGGGTGTCTATTTATGTCAAATAATCAACTAGTAGAGTATGATTTACCTGAATTAGCGATCCATTTACAGCCTCATGGAGCTGTTATGATAGATAGAAAATCAATGTATTATTTTAGATTGAGTGGAAGAGGGGCACAGCTCGCATTTTTATTAGCTAAGAATAAAGACTTAAGTAAAACAGCTCGTATCTGGGAAATCGTTAAAAAAGAAGAGCTAACAGCTGATCAACTTCGAGAAGAATTGAGTGCTCATCCTTTTACTGAAGCTTGGACGCAAGGATTACTGGATCAACCTATTCAATTCTCTGGATCTTTACATTCCTATTTGCCTATTAGTTGTACTCTCCAATTAACAAATGCTTGTAACTTGGGATGTTCCTTTTGTTATGCCAGTTCCGGTCAGCCTTATCCTGAAGAGTTAACATGTTCACAGTGGATTAATGTAATGCAGAAGTTAGCAGCACAAGGCGTCGCTGATGTTACTTTAACTGGAGGGGAAGCCAAGCTGATTAAAGGTTTTAAAGAAATTGTAATGGCTGCGAGTTCATTATTCACTAACGTAAATGTGTTTAGCAATGGTTTAAACTGGAGGCAAGAAGAAGTAGAATTGCTTAGTCATTTAGGAAATGTATCTGTACAAATTAGCATTGATGGTACGAGTGATACTCACGATGCATTAAGAGGCAGGAAAGGTGCTTTTCAAGAGAGCATGGAAACGATCCAACGATTATCAGGAGAAAACGTTCCTGTAATTGTTGCAATGACGATCAATGAAATGAACGCTGATCAAGTAGCAGAGGTAGTAGATCATTGTGCAAAAGCAAATGCATCCATTTTCCGTGCTGGTAAAACTTTATCCGTAGGACGTGCTACTAGGAATTTTAAAGCGTTAGAAACGTCGTTTGCAAAGCTTGTTCAAAGCCAGTTGCAACAGGCCCGTCATAAGTGGGAACACCATTTGAATATAATTGATTG contains the following coding sequences:
- the rocF gene encoding arginase; this encodes MGEQKKVTIVGVPMDLGQTRRGVDMGPSAIRCAGVKEKLETLSFDVEDLGDIPVEQRDDEKGLYTSEKLKNLTENAGANQLLAEKVDSIVQSGSFPLILGGDHSIAIGTLAGVAKHYENLGVIWCDAHGDLNTEETSPSGNIHGMPLAVSLGLGHADLTNIGGYSPKLKPENVVLIGARSLDEGERALIREKGIKVYTMHEIDRLGMTRVMEEAIAYLKERTDGVHLSLDLDGLDPAECPGVGTPVAGGISYRESHLAMELLEEAGILTSAEFVEVNPVLDEKNKTAETAVALIGSLMGEKLL
- the sigW gene encoding RNA polymerase sigma factor SigW, translating into MDTMIKKRIKQVKKGDQNAFTDIVDLYKDKIYQLCYRMLGNAHEAEDIAQEAFIRAYVNIESFDVNRKFSTWLYRIATNLTIDRIRKKKPDYYLDAEVAGTEGLNMYSQIAADGILPEDEVVSLELSSTIQQKILRLPDKYRSVIVLKYIDELSLKEISEILNIPVGTVKTRIHRGREALRKQLRDL
- the rsiW gene encoding anti-sigma-W factor RsiW, which codes for MNCQDRIVQLMHQYLDGDIEPQDEKELKSHLQLCEECRTHFQQIEKSIALVQSTSHIEAPSDFTAKVMAGLPKEKKRVSVQRWIKAHPLMVAAALFLILMGGSLFTSWNTDHNFSVSKQPNLVVENDTVTVPKGETVKGDVTVKNGRLIVEGKVDGNVTVVNGEQLTASAGQITGQINEINEVFDWIWYKMKSTVQNVMRVIGPEEQE
- the cdaA gene encoding diadenylate cyclase CdaA, which encodes MALGDIPFLQYLGNAVDILVVWYVIYKLMMVIRGTKAVQLLKGIVVIVLVRMGSAYLGLNTLQWLMDQAITWGFLAIIIIFQPELRRALEQLGRGRFFSRSGTPVEEQQQKTIEAITKAINYMAKRRIGALLTIERDTGMNDYIETGIPLNAKVSSELLINIFIPNTPLHDGAVIMKRDEIAAAACYLPLSESPFISKELGTRHRAAVGISEVTDSLTVIVSEETGGISVARNGDLHRELTEEALEEMLIAEFSKNSKDASSTKWYWRGKKNG
- a CDS encoding YbbR-like domain-containing protein; the protein is MDKILNNRWAVKLLALVFALLLYGAVNSAQAPTPKKIGESFFPTSTTDEATLTDIPVKAYYDDEKYVVTGVPQTVNVTIKGSTSAVKTARQTKNFEIYADMRNLSTGTHKVELKARDVSKGLTLSINPSVTTVTIQEKTTAEFPVETEFYNQNKIKDGYSPEQPIVNPKKVTVTGSKDVIDKISVIKAFVNLEDVDQQIEKEAKLTVYDSNGNELPVEVSPSVVDITVPISSPSKKVPFKIERTGSLPEGISISSIETSPSEVTVYGSQKVLDGLDFIDGVKLDLSKIKDDTEIDADIPLPDGVKKVSPETVKIKVKVATAEEKKIDNVPISVVGLSKDLTSDFVSPSSGRITLIAKGSKSAIDKLKASDVEAYINAGDLNEGIHEVKVQVNGPQNVTWTLSRSKVKVKLTSTDPEDQPASTNDQKDQSSDEDDQDEKSKEESTQDKAKKESSQRQRVKEDKKEDKTSS
- the glmM gene encoding phosphoglucosamine mutase is translated as MGKYFGTDGVRGVANSELTPELAFKIGRFGGYVLTKDKERPKVLVGRDTRVSGHMLEGALVAGLLSIGAEVMRLGVISTPGVSYLTKAMDAEAGVMISASHNPVQDNGIKFFGGDGFKLSDEQEDEIEQLMDQPVDQLPRPVGADLGTVNDYFEGGQKYLQFLKQTADEDFTGIHVALDCAHGATSSLATHLFADLDADVSTMGTSPNGLNINDGVGSTHPEALSAFVKEKGADIGLAFDGDGDRLIAVDEKGDIVDGDQIMYICARYLKDEGRLKDDTVVSTVMSNLGFYKALEKQGIKSIQTAVGDRYVVEAMKKDGYNVGGEQSGHLIFLDYNTTGDGMLSAIMLVNTLKATGKTLSELAAEMEKFPQLLVNVKVSDKYKVEENEKVKAVIQEVEKEMNGDGRILVRPSGTEPLVRVMAEAKTKELCNEYVARITAVVKEEMGIE
- the glmS gene encoding glutamine--fructose-6-phosphate transaminase (isomerizing) gives rise to the protein MCGIVGYIGQNDAKEILLKGLEKLEYRGYDSAGIAVANEEGVHVFKEKGRIAELREVVDANVASSAGIGHTRWATHGVPSHLNAHPHQSASGRFTLVHNGVIENYVQLTREYLQDVTLKSDTDTEVVVQVIEQFVSRGLDTEEAFRQTLLQLKGSYAIALFDNENKETIYVAKNKSPLLVGFGEGFNVVASDAMAMLQVTNEYAELMDKEMVIVTKDEVIIKNLDGDIMTRPSYIAELDASDIEKGTYPHYMLKETDEQPLVMRKIIQEYQDENGKLSVAGDIASAVAEADRIYIVACGTSYHAGLVGKQYIEDWAKVPVEVHVASEFSYNMPLLSKKPLFIFLSQSGETADSRAVLVQVKELGHKALTITNVPGSTLSREADFTLLLHAGPEIAVASTKAYTAQIAVLAILASVAAELNGQSLDFDLVKELGIVANAMEALVDQKDEMEQIARDFFTVTHNAFFIGRGLDYYVCLEGSLKLKEISYIQAEGFAGGELKHGTIALIEEGTPVIALATQEHVNLSIRGNVKEVVARGANPCVISLKGLEDEGDRFVLPAVHPALAPLASVVPLQLIAYYAALHRGCDVDKPRNLAKSVTVE
- the skfA gene encoding sporulation killing factor, which encodes MTRNQKEWESVSKKNLKRPGGTSIVKAAGCMGCWASKSIAMTRVCALPHPAMRAI
- the skfB gene encoding sporulation killing factor system radical SAM maturase is translated as MSNNQLVEYDLPELAIHLQPHGAVMIDRKSMYYFRLSGRGAQLAFLLAKNKDLSKTARIWEIVKKEELTADQLREELSAHPFTEAWTQGLLDQPIQFSGSLHSYLPISCTLQLTNACNLGCSFCYASSGQPYPEELTCSQWINVMQKLAAQGVADVTLTGGEAKLIKGFKEIVMAASSLFTNVNVFSNGLNWRQEEVELLSHLGNVSVQISIDGTSDTHDALRGRKGAFQESMETIQRLSGENVPVIVAMTINEMNADQVAEVVDHCAKANASIFRAGKTLSVGRATRNFKALETSFAKLVQSQLQQARHKWEHHLNIIDWENEENSFTTDFCTPGYLAWYIRADGYVTPCQLEDISLGHILTDSFSEIGSPARLLKLKCEAKNCKCIGKVELSEPDLPFENDMRAGATNG